A single genomic interval of Peribacillus sp. FSL H8-0477 harbors:
- a CDS encoding DMT family transporter, with amino-acid sequence MKQPKINPYFIIAIGVVSVSSSAIFVKLATAESAIIAFYRLLFSVLLMLPLFLMKYRMELTKVKKKDWMLASTAGIFLAFHFILWFESLTYTSVASSTVLVTLQPIFAFAGAYFFYKERFSVKAILSGVVAVLGSLLISWGDFRVSGLALLGDMLALIACGFITAYLLLGQTVRKRLSSITYTFVVYSASTITLFIYAWAAGSSFGPYPASDWIYFILLAIFPNLLGHSLFNWSLRWVSTTTISMAILLEPIGAALLAYWILGETIQWTQAVGGAIILASLMIFLRDEQNNSDAL; translated from the coding sequence ATGAAACAACCCAAAATAAATCCTTACTTTATTATTGCAATCGGTGTGGTTTCAGTCTCGTCATCGGCTATTTTTGTTAAGCTTGCAACTGCGGAGTCCGCCATCATTGCTTTTTATCGGCTTTTGTTTTCTGTTCTTTTAATGCTTCCTTTGTTTTTAATGAAATATCGCATGGAGCTTACGAAAGTGAAAAAAAAGGATTGGATGTTAGCTAGTACTGCTGGGATTTTCTTAGCCTTTCATTTTATCCTTTGGTTTGAATCGTTAACCTACACTTCTGTAGCAAGTTCAACTGTCCTTGTAACCCTGCAGCCGATATTTGCTTTTGCAGGTGCTTACTTCTTTTACAAGGAGCGATTTTCAGTAAAAGCCATTCTTAGTGGAGTCGTTGCTGTGTTGGGCAGTTTGTTAATCAGTTGGGGTGATTTTAGGGTGAGCGGACTGGCTTTACTTGGGGACATGCTGGCCTTAATTGCTTGCGGATTCATTACTGCTTATCTTCTGTTAGGGCAGACAGTTAGAAAGAGGCTTTCTTCTATTACATATACGTTTGTTGTGTACTCGGCGAGCACGATTACCTTATTTATTTATGCATGGGCAGCAGGAAGTTCTTTTGGTCCGTATCCGGCAAGTGATTGGATTTATTTTATTCTGCTTGCTATCTTCCCAAATTTACTTGGACATTCGCTATTTAACTGGTCACTAAGGTGGGTGAGCACGACAACCATATCAATGGCCATTCTTCTCGAGCCAATTGGAGCAGCACTCCTTGCTTATTGGATCTTAGGTGAAACAATTCAGTGGACACAAGCAGTTGGGGGAGCAATTATTCTGGCAAGCCTCATGATCTTCTTAAGAGATGAACAGA